The following proteins are co-located in the Gloeocapsa sp. PCC 7428 genome:
- a CDS encoding cytochrome b5-like heme/steroid binding domain-containing protein yields the protein MNAISQVFKTTQIFKLRKNEQESPASVVQDPGIKDTSDRVIDEQNTTGDRIPNSPPKNLSGSPEFTSKEMPSVWIYDGEAYDLSDFIKKHPGGEFFIGRMKNRDITALVNIFHPNPEKVKKLLKKYALGRKATREDFHPKYNAPPFLFRDDFDGWRDTPKFDFQNKEQLLNKVKARLNQPEMKKKLAEMDFLFDAVTVILFIVYILVQALQLNTQYMPIYLFVPLMAALRISLSGAGHYFNHRAQVRWNKLFAHIFDINYVPMSFVVIDGHSLMHHPYTQSDVDVKQNVFTAMMELPRYYRIPLHTVHKLGHVLTGMFVRTIEMCTYAIKYGVKDFYGSWQRGLPHYVGMISMRILLFAELLLFWLHGDLTAWFAQFILTVWISTFMIVASHDFEEETTDVSEEQDWAVSQIKNSYDLTMVGNKYIDCFLSAGLSPHRVHHVLPYQRSGFANVISEDLVREEAEKFDIVWSQPKNFFIDRLPILVKHYLFGPSRWAKEKNIGLLKEHLHLQALRTSAEYLYKGIVGIGSI from the coding sequence ATGAATGCAATATCACAGGTTTTTAAGACCACACAAATCTTTAAGCTTAGAAAAAATGAACAAGAATCTCCCGCGTCTGTTGTTCAAGATCCAGGCATCAAAGATACTAGCGATCGGGTAATAGACGAGCAGAATACTACGGGCGATCGCATTCCTAATTCGCCTCCAAAGAATTTGAGTGGTTCACCTGAGTTCACGAGTAAAGAGATGCCCAGCGTATGGATTTACGACGGAGAGGCATACGATTTATCTGACTTCATTAAGAAGCATCCAGGCGGTGAATTCTTCATTGGACGTATGAAAAATAGAGACATTACGGCACTCGTTAATATCTTTCATCCTAATCCCGAAAAGGTTAAAAAACTTCTTAAGAAATATGCTTTAGGAAGAAAAGCCACTCGCGAAGACTTTCATCCCAAATACAACGCTCCACCCTTCTTATTTCGTGATGATTTTGATGGTTGGAGAGATACGCCAAAGTTTGATTTTCAAAACAAAGAGCAACTTCTAAATAAGGTTAAAGCAAGGCTTAATCAGCCAGAAATGAAAAAAAAGCTTGCTGAAATGGACTTTCTTTTTGATGCAGTCACCGTCATTTTATTCATTGTCTATATCCTTGTGCAAGCGCTGCAATTGAACACGCAGTATATGCCAATTTATCTCTTTGTTCCACTCATGGCGGCTCTCAGAATCTCGCTTTCAGGGGCTGGTCACTACTTCAACCATCGAGCACAAGTCCGCTGGAATAAACTATTTGCGCACATCTTTGATATTAACTACGTTCCCATGTCCTTCGTCGTTATTGACGGTCATAGTTTGATGCATCATCCATATACTCAGAGCGACGTTGATGTCAAGCAAAATGTCTTCACAGCAATGATGGAACTGCCTCGTTACTATCGAATTCCACTTCATACTGTACACAAGTTAGGGCACGTTCTCACGGGTATGTTCGTTCGCACAATCGAGATGTGTACATATGCCATCAAGTATGGCGTAAAAGACTTCTATGGCTCTTGGCAACGAGGTTTACCGCATTATGTAGGCATGATAAGTATGCGAATCCTGCTGTTTGCTGAGTTGTTACTGTTTTGGCTGCACGGCGATCTCACAGCTTGGTTTGCACAATTTATTCTCACTGTGTGGATCAGTACCTTCATGATTGTTGCTAGTCACGATTTTGAAGAGGAAACAACTGATGTGAGTGAGGAACAAGACTGGGCAGTATCGCAAATTAAAAACTCCTACGATCTCACGATGGTTGGTAACAAATACATTGATTGCTTTCTGTCAGCAGGTCTGAGTCCACATCGCGTCCACCATGTTCTTCCTTATCAAAGAAGTGGTTTTGCCAATGTTATTAGCGAAGACCTTGTCCGCGAAGAAGCAGAAAAATTTGATATTGTTTGGTCGCAGCCTAAGAACTTCTTTATCGATCGCCTGCCAATCTTAGTGAAACATTACTTGTTTGGTCCATCACGGTGGGCAAAAGAAAAGAACATTGGACTATTGAAAGAACATCTTCACCTACAAGCATTACGAACATCAGCGGAATATCTCTACAAAGGCATTGTTGGTATCGGTTCAATTTAA
- a CDS encoding cyclic peptide export ABC transporter → MRFIRFLWDISWRNILIATIAGLISGSGNAMLISLINRAVNQASLPNALLYFAALALFVLVTSIISQFMLINLSQNAIYQLRLRLGQNILSSPLQHLEKLGENRLLATLTDDVRVLSHAVSAIPNLCIDLATIFGCLVYLAWLSNTIFVLTIAFTSIAIWCTQAKLGKARHLFAAAREEDDNLFKHFQAITTGIKELKLHKSRREDFFAKNLQGSAAKLRQKNSTAMKSFAIANGLGQFSQFTSLAFIVFILPWFIYIPMPMLSTYVLTSTFIAIPMQNLLKRLPDLVQGNIALQKIERMKLSLANQAEFDSVDSDNINHHCLLELDAVTYMYQPENEPNEMRPPHRHQGSGRLMHHADVAERGFLLGPISLSLRAGEITYIVGGNGSGKSTLAKLIAGLYVPQSGSVYLDRVPISEQNREWYRQHFSVIFSDFYLFDRYLGFNHVNLDREVESYLKQLQLDHKVQVKNGILSTTRLSQGQRKRLALLTAYLEDRPIYLFDEWASDQDPFFRDLFYKEILIKLKERGKTVLVITHDDRYFHLADRIVKLDYGKVESNYIPLSLTKNKPLG, encoded by the coding sequence ATGAGATTTATTCGATTTCTTTGGGATATATCGTGGCGGAATATCTTGATTGCAACGATTGCAGGTTTAATTAGTGGTAGTGGCAATGCGATGCTCATTTCACTGATTAATCGAGCGGTCAATCAAGCATCACTTCCTAACGCATTGCTTTATTTTGCGGCATTGGCTCTTTTTGTTCTTGTCACGAGTATTATCTCGCAATTCATGCTCATTAATCTTTCGCAAAATGCAATTTATCAGTTGCGATTGCGATTAGGTCAAAATATCTTATCTTCTCCTTTACAGCATCTAGAAAAACTTGGAGAAAATCGTCTACTCGCCACATTGACAGATGATGTTCGCGTCCTGTCGCACGCCGTTTCTGCTATTCCTAACCTCTGTATCGACCTTGCTACAATTTTTGGCTGCTTAGTTTACTTAGCTTGGTTATCAAATACGATATTTGTGTTGACGATCGCCTTCACGTCGATTGCCATTTGGTGTACTCAAGCGAAACTCGGCAAGGCGCGGCATCTGTTCGCGGCAGCCCGTGAAGAAGACGATAATTTATTCAAACATTTTCAAGCTATTACTACGGGAATTAAAGAACTAAAACTGCACAAGTCAAGACGAGAAGATTTTTTCGCGAAGAACTTGCAGGGAAGTGCCGCAAAACTGCGTCAGAAAAACAGTACTGCAATGAAAAGTTTTGCGATCGCCAACGGGTTAGGGCAGTTTTCGCAGTTCACAAGTTTGGCATTTATTGTTTTCATCTTGCCTTGGTTTATTTACATTCCCATGCCGATGCTATCCACCTATGTCTTGACTAGTACCTTTATCGCTATACCAATGCAAAACCTCTTGAAGCGATTACCCGATCTCGTGCAAGGCAATATTGCTTTACAGAAAATTGAAAGAATGAAGCTGTCCTTAGCTAATCAAGCCGAATTTGATTCTGTTGATTCCGACAACATCAATCATCATTGTCTACTCGAACTCGATGCAGTGACTTATATGTATCAACCAGAGAACGAACCAAATGAGATGCGTCCTCCTCATCGTCATCAAGGTAGTGGTAGGTTAATGCATCATGCAGATGTTGCAGAAAGAGGATTTCTTCTAGGTCCTATCAGTTTGTCCTTGCGAGCGGGAGAAATTACATATATTGTGGGTGGCAATGGAAGTGGTAAATCAACGCTTGCCAAACTTATTGCAGGGTTGTATGTACCTCAAAGTGGCTCAGTATATCTCGATCGAGTACCGATCTCAGAGCAAAACCGCGAGTGGTATCGCCAGCATTTTTCTGTAATCTTTTCTGACTTCTATCTTTTCGATCGCTATCTAGGATTCAATCATGTGAATTTAGATCGCGAAGTTGAAAGTTATCTCAAGCAATTGCAGTTAGACCACAAGGTACAAGTAAAAAATGGTATTTTATCGACAACTCGCCTTTCTCAAGGACAACGAAAGCGCCTTGCTTTATTAACAGCTTATCTTGAAGATCGTCCGATTTATTTATTCGATGAATGGGCTTCTGACCAAGACCCATTCTTCCGCGACCTCTTTTACAAAGAGATTCTTATCAAGCTAAAAGAACGCGGTAAAACAGTTTTGGTTATTACTCACGACGACCGTTATTTTCACCTTGCAGATCGCATAGTTAAACTCGACTATGGCAAGGTTGAATCAAATTATATTCCACTATCTCTTACCAAAAATAAGCCCCTGGGTTAA
- a CDS encoding type II toxin-antitoxin system HicB family antitoxin produces MIQEYLQKAMESAHYELLENNEGFYGRIPCASGVWATGKTLEACRKELLEVLEEWIMIGIAMGHDLPEFDGVTLKIEFVA; encoded by the coding sequence ATGATTCAAGAGTACCTACAAAAAGCAATGGAGTCCGCACATTATGAACTCCTAGAAAATAATGAAGGTTTTTATGGACGAATTCCTTGTGCATCTGGTGTATGGGCAACGGGTAAAACGTTAGAAGCTTGTCGAAAAGAACTTTTAGAAGTTCTAGAAGAGTGGATAATGATTGGAATTGCTATGGGTCACGATTTACCTGAATTTGACGGCGTGACCTTAAAAATTGAATTTGTTGCCTAA
- a CDS encoding filamentous hemagglutinin N-terminal domain-containing protein, producing the protein MTRNWFGWRWQLTLLGWIAFVGVVGGGDRTVAQVTADPSVGTTVTVNGDTFEITNGTTVGGKNLFHSFSNFSIPNGGTAHFVNAPTVANILARVTGGNPSDIQGLIRAEGNANLFLMNPNGILYGSNAQLDLGGSFVATTANAIQFPGDAEFSQNSPVAADNSLLSVNPSAFLFNQIAAQPIINQSRLGLLVPVGKSLLLLGGNIGLATGKLFAPGGRIELSSVAGVGAVGLNVDEGILRLGFSDDIVRGDISLTEQSEVDVRAGSGGDIAINSRNLKVLAASRVRAGILPGLGSLDNQAGDININATGEITLADELTSISNVVQQGAIGNGGNINIVTRSLSLFDGAQLVTTTFGRGNAGNLQIEASDDVAIAGVSKSDNSRSSSLFSSVQAEAVGRGGDIEINAGTLAVTDGAQIITLTAGAGDAGDIQIKARDNITFARVRGNGLASGALTRVDINAKGRGGNINIEAETLSITDGARLSASTFGTGKAGNVYINTRDAVILTGVYLFPFRGLNIPYLSAIDSLVGIKAVGQGGDISIQTNSFYLSDGAALSTETLGQGNAGNISLQAKDSVSLSNLGAIFANVQSGAEGNGGNIDIQTQTLSLTSGSAIAVAVIGQQGEIFGGKGNGGTIRLNASDSVSITGVSSFKFPVPVVNLANPSVGFQTEGFSSGLFASTQVGASGQGGNIVVNTPTFRIADGAVVNAQTSNPSNGGNITINASDFEATNGGQILTTARSSGSAGSIILDIADNITISGSDPTFTSRLAQFSQDVVSNQGSASGIFANTTFNSSGNGGSININTTHLNLINNAQISAQSQGTGRAGTIKINATGELNANNSEITTAATLSGGGDITIAASDIRLRNDSDIRTDLTSSAGSGGNINITADSIIAFEDSDILAFAAEGQGGNITLNTPVFFGFGYRPGASRTDYAILDGNDRVDVNATGAIASGNITTPDTTLVQNSLTELPANVIDTGTLVANSCIARGSDRQQGNFIITASGGLPTRPGDTTASSYPTGTVRSVSGDRAPDASRPWQIGDPIVEPQGAYRLPNGQLVLSRECS; encoded by the coding sequence ATGACGAGAAACTGGTTCGGTTGGCGTTGGCAGTTGACGTTATTGGGTTGGATAGCTTTTGTTGGGGTGGTAGGAGGAGGCGATCGCACCGTAGCTCAAGTCACTGCCGATCCTTCAGTAGGAACAACAGTTACAGTCAACGGCGATACCTTTGAAATTACGAATGGTACAACCGTTGGTGGCAAAAATCTCTTTCACAGTTTCAGTAATTTCAGTATTCCCAATGGTGGAACTGCACACTTTGTCAATGCGCCTACAGTTGCCAATATTTTGGCACGAGTCACGGGTGGTAATCCTTCAGATATTCAAGGACTAATTCGGGCAGAGGGTAATGCGAATCTATTTTTAATGAATCCCAATGGCATTTTATATGGATCAAATGCACAGCTAGACCTTGGCGGTTCCTTTGTGGCAACAACTGCGAATGCGATTCAGTTTCCTGGTGATGCAGAGTTTTCGCAAAATTCACCTGTGGCTGCGGATAATTCGTTGCTGAGTGTCAACCCCTCTGCTTTTCTGTTCAATCAAATTGCTGCCCAACCGATTATTAACCAATCTCGATTAGGTTTGCTAGTTCCTGTTGGTAAAAGCTTGTTATTATTGGGCGGCAATATTGGGCTAGCTACCGGAAAGCTATTTGCTCCAGGTGGTCGCATCGAGTTAAGTAGTGTAGCAGGAGTGGGAGCAGTAGGACTAAATGTAGATGAAGGTATACTCCGCTTGGGTTTTTCTGACGATATTGTTAGAGGAGATATATCGCTTACTGAACAGTCTGAAGTTGATGTTCGCGCTGGCAGTGGTGGTGACATTGCCATTAACTCTCGTAATCTAAAAGTGTTAGCAGCTAGCCGAGTACGAGCAGGAATATTACCAGGATTGGGTTCACTTGACAATCAAGCAGGAGATATTAATATCAATGCGACAGGTGAAATAACTCTTGCAGACGAATTAACTTCAATTTCAAATGTAGTACAGCAGGGCGCTATCGGTAATGGTGGCAATATCAACATTGTTACTCGGTCACTTTCTCTCTTTGATGGCGCTCAATTAGTGACAACTACTTTTGGAAGAGGGAATGCAGGTAATTTGCAGATCGAAGCTAGTGATGATGTGGCGATCGCTGGGGTGAGTAAAAGTGACAATAGCCGCTCTAGTAGTCTCTTTAGTAGCGTACAAGCTGAAGCTGTAGGAAGAGGAGGTGATATTGAGATTAACGCTGGAACGCTAGCTGTCACCGATGGCGCTCAAATTATTACGCTTACCGCTGGAGCAGGAGACGCAGGTGATATACAGATCAAAGCTAGAGACAACATTACGTTTGCAAGGGTGAGAGGAAACGGTCTTGCTAGTGGTGCGCTCACTAGGGTGGATATCAACGCAAAAGGGAGAGGTGGCAACATAAATATTGAAGCCGAAACCCTATCAATTACTGATGGCGCGCGATTGAGTGCTAGTACATTTGGAACAGGAAAGGCTGGCAATGTGTATATTAATACTCGTGATGCTGTTATTCTTACTGGAGTCTATCTTTTTCCGTTTAGAGGTTTAAATATTCCTTATTTAAGTGCTATTGATAGCCTTGTAGGTATAAAAGCAGTAGGGCAGGGTGGTGACATTAGTATTCAAACTAACTCATTTTATTTAAGTGATGGTGCTGCGCTTTCAACAGAAACACTTGGTCAAGGAAATGCTGGAAACATATCTTTGCAAGCTAAAGACTCTGTTTCTCTCTCCAACCTTGGTGCTATTTTCGCTAATGTTCAATCAGGAGCAGAGGGTAACGGCGGCAATATTGATATTCAAACACAAACTCTCTCTTTAACAAGCGGTTCTGCGATCGCTGTTGCCGTTATTGGACAACAAGGTGAAATCTTTGGTGGTAAGGGAAATGGAGGAACTATTCGATTAAATGCTTCTGATTCTGTAAGTATCACCGGCGTTAGTTCTTTTAAATTTCCTGTTCCTGTAGTTAATCTTGCTAACCCTTCTGTGGGTTTTCAAACCGAGGGGTTTTCTAGCGGACTGTTTGCAAGTACTCAAGTAGGGGCTAGTGGTCAAGGCGGAAATATTGTAGTCAATACTCCTACCTTTCGCATTGCAGATGGTGCAGTTGTTAATGCTCAAACTTCTAATCCTAGTAACGGGGGGAACATTACTATTAACGCTAGTGACTTTGAAGCTACCAATGGCGGGCAAATATTAACCACGGCTCGTAGTAGCGGAAGTGCAGGTAGCATTATCTTAGATATTGCAGATAACATCACTATTTCTGGCAGCGATCCCACTTTTACTAGTCGTCTTGCTCAGTTTAGCCAGGATGTAGTGAGCAATCAGGGTTCTGCTAGCGGCATCTTCGCTAACACTACCTTCAACTCTAGTGGAAACGGTGGCAGTATTAACATCAACACAACACACCTTAACTTAATCAATAATGCTCAGATATCTGCCCAAAGCCAAGGTACAGGTCGTGCAGGCACTATTAAAATTAATGCCACAGGTGAATTAAATGCCAACAATAGCGAAATTACTACCGCTGCGACTCTTTCTGGGGGTGGCGACATTACGATCGCTGCAAGTGACATCCGTCTGCGCAATGATAGTGACATTAGAACAGACCTCACCAGCAGCGCGGGAAGTGGGGGTAATATTAACATAACTGCGGACTCAATCATTGCGTTTGAAGACAGTGATATTTTGGCATTTGCTGCTGAAGGTCAAGGCGGTAACATTACGTTGAATACGCCTGTCTTCTTTGGCTTTGGCTACCGCCCAGGTGCTTCAAGGACGGATTATGCTATTCTCGATGGCAATGACCGAGTTGATGTTAATGCTACTGGCGCGATCGCTTCGGGTAACATCACTACTCCAGACACCACTCTCGTACAAAACAGCTTAACTGAGTTGCCAGCAAATGTAATTGACACTGGCACGTTAGTTGCTAATAGTTGCATTGCTCGTGGTAGCGATCGCCAACAAGGTAACTTCATCATCACAGCTAGTGGTGGCTTACCGACACGCCCAGGAGATACGACAGCTTCATCCTATCCAACGGGTACTGTACGTTCAGTATCAGGCGATCGCGCTCCTGATGCTAGTCGTCCTTGGCAAATTGGCGATCCAATTGTAGAACCGCAAGGCGCGTATCGATTACCAAATGGTCAGCTTGTTCTAAGTCGTGAGTGTTCCTAA
- a CDS encoding efflux RND transporter periplasmic adaptor subunit, producing MAFDSLDPSNYPNLLGSTDSTPSLQTVKKLRITKWLFGLTLFLIAGGSYLVYRQFMPQQQAQPMAAVPVEQTNLTIAVSANGTVEPEQTINVSPKTAGILKSLLVKEGDFVSKGQAIAYMDDSDLQGQLAVAQANLAKLLAGNRKEDIAQAQDDLRRNQELFTAGAISRQAYNQASTARATAQAQVIEAQQALALSQAGSRQEDIAAARASGTVGARCATNDPDADR from the coding sequence ATGGCTTTTGATTCTCTCGATCCCAGCAATTACCCGAATCTACTCGGTTCAACTGACTCCACGCCCTCGCTTCAAACTGTCAAAAAACTGAGAATTACAAAATGGCTATTTGGATTAACTCTATTTCTGATTGCAGGTGGTAGCTATCTTGTCTATCGCCAATTTATGCCCCAACAGCAAGCACAACCCATGGCAGCGGTGCCAGTCGAACAGACGAATTTAACGATCGCAGTTTCAGCCAATGGCACTGTCGAACCGGAGCAGACGATCAATGTCAGTCCTAAAACGGCAGGAATTCTGAAAAGCCTGTTGGTGAAGGAAGGTGATTTTGTCAGCAAGGGACAAGCGATCGCCTACATGGATGACTCTGATTTACAGGGACAACTCGCGGTTGCTCAAGCTAATTTAGCGAAACTGCTAGCAGGAAATCGCAAAGAAGATATTGCCCAAGCCCAAGATGATTTGCGCCGCAATCAAGAACTTTTTACAGCAGGGGCAATTTCTCGCCAAGCTTACAACCAAGCTAGCACCGCTCGCGCTACGGCTCAAGCCCAAGTAATCGAAGCACAGCAAGCTCTCGCGCTGTCTCAAGCTGGATCGCGCCAAGAAGATATTGCGGCGGCGCGTGCATCAGGTACAGTCGGCGCAAGGTGCGCTACAAACGATCCAGACGCAGATCGCTGA
- a CDS encoding UbiD family decarboxylase: MARDLRGFIKLLEQRGQLRRITAKVDPDLEIAEISNRMLQQGGPGLVFENVKGAAYPVAVNLMGTVERICWAMNMETPQELETLGKKLGMLQQPKPPKKIGQAVEFGKLLFDVVKAKPGRDFFPACQQVVFQGDDLDLNTLPLIRPYPGDAGKIITLGLVITKDCETGTPNVGVYRLQLQSKNTMTVHWLSVRGGARHLRKAAERGKKLEIAIALGVDPLIIMAAATPIPVDLSEWLFAGLYGGSGVQLAKCKTVDLEVPADSEFVLEGTITPGEVLPDGPFGDHMGYYGGVEDSPLIRFQCMTHRKDPIYLTTFSGRPPKEEAMMAIALNRIYTPILRQQVSEIVDFFLPMEALSYKAAIISIDKAYPGQARRAALAFWSALPQFTYTKFVIVVDKDINIRDPRQVVWAISSKVDPTRDVFILPNTPFDSLDFASEKIGLGGRMGIDATTKIPPETEHEWGAVLESDPDVAAMVEGRWVEYGLDDLNLQEVDPNLFGYDMR, encoded by the coding sequence ATGGCACGAGACTTACGCGGATTCATCAAACTCCTCGAACAACGCGGACAACTGCGACGCATCACCGCCAAAGTTGACCCAGATTTAGAAATCGCCGAAATTTCTAATCGAATGTTACAGCAGGGCGGTCCTGGCTTAGTTTTTGAAAACGTCAAAGGCGCAGCTTATCCCGTCGCCGTCAATCTCATGGGAACTGTAGAACGTATCTGCTGGGCGATGAATATGGAAACGCCCCAAGAATTAGAAACCTTGGGAAAAAAACTTGGTATGCTACAACAGCCCAAACCGCCTAAGAAAATTGGACAAGCCGTAGAATTTGGCAAATTGTTATTCGATGTCGTCAAAGCCAAACCAGGGCGCGACTTTTTCCCTGCGTGTCAGCAAGTTGTGTTTCAAGGCGACGACTTAGATTTAAATACACTCCCCTTGATTCGTCCTTATCCAGGTGATGCGGGTAAAATCATCACGCTTGGGCTAGTCATTACCAAAGATTGTGAAACAGGAACCCCGAATGTTGGAGTTTACCGCCTGCAATTGCAATCAAAAAATACCATGACCGTTCACTGGTTGTCTGTACGCGGTGGGGCGAGACATTTACGCAAAGCTGCTGAACGCGGGAAGAAATTAGAAATTGCGATCGCGCTTGGTGTCGATCCACTCATTATTATGGCAGCTGCAACGCCTATTCCTGTCGATTTATCTGAATGGCTGTTTGCAGGGCTTTACGGCGGTTCGGGGGTACAGCTAGCTAAGTGTAAAACGGTTGATTTAGAAGTCCCTGCTGACTCCGAATTTGTCTTAGAAGGAACGATTACGCCAGGGGAAGTTTTACCTGATGGACCTTTTGGCGATCATATGGGTTACTACGGTGGTGTGGAAGATTCACCACTGATTCGTTTTCAGTGCATGACACATCGTAAAGACCCAATTTATTTAACGACGTTTAGCGGTCGTCCACCCAAAGAAGAAGCCATGATGGCGATCGCACTCAACCGCATCTACACCCCAATTCTGCGCCAACAAGTCTCTGAAATCGTTGATTTCTTCTTGCCAATGGAAGCCTTGAGTTACAAAGCGGCAATTATTTCGATTGATAAAGCATATCCTGGACAAGCAAGACGCGCAGCATTAGCATTTTGGAGTGCGTTACCGCAATTTACTTACACCAAGTTTGTAATTGTTGTTGATAAAGATATTAATATCCGAGATCCGCGCCAAGTTGTTTGGGCAATTAGTTCTAAAGTTGACCCGACTAGAGATGTGTTTATCTTACCTAATACGCCGTTTGATTCATTAGATTTTGCGAGTGAGAAAATTGGTTTAGGTGGACGCATGGGAATTGATGCAACGACAAAAATTCCTCCAGAAACTGAACACGAATGGGGTGCGGTATTAGAGTCCGATCCTGATGTTGCCGCGATGGTGGAAGGACGCTGGGTGGAATATGGTTTAGACGATTTAAATCTGCAAGAAGTTGACCCGAATTTGTTTGGTTACGATATGCGGTAG
- a CDS encoding type III polyketide synthase, with product MNTKVIEMNKAAHSRPFVAPTQMKANQILDELCVIRSKRLLPTIESIATGTPNNVIRQSDAAKFVANFPTLEQNQFRIEKLYSNTRIDTRHLAVNLLSDEAIALSGHNIPIQSRMQMFQEYAVPLAERVAKQALLSATASIDPDDPWQSELKIEDSIRLIVFVSSTGFVAPGVDTALIEKLGLRRDIARVTVNFMGCAAAMNGLRVACDHVRANPTHKALVVCLELSSVNAVFADEVNDVVIHSIFSDGCAAVVIGACEEDRAIAQGKVVIRDHLSYLVEDTQDGIVLGIHDNGITCQLSRQLPEYIETGVGPIIERFLASHALTKESIDLWAVHPGGTRIIEKAQRSLGLSDRQVADSWEILRQYGNMLSPSVLFVLERMLQRCEQDSTEMKPLTGIAFSFSPGVGVEGILFQKV from the coding sequence ATGAATACTAAAGTTATCGAAATGAACAAAGCAGCACATAGCCGACCTTTTGTTGCACCAACGCAGATGAAAGCAAACCAGATTCTTGATGAACTTTGTGTGATTAGGTCAAAGCGGCTACTACCCACGATTGAGAGCATTGCAACTGGCACTCCTAATAATGTCATTCGCCAATCTGATGCGGCTAAATTTGTGGCTAACTTCCCTACCTTAGAGCAAAATCAATTCCGGATCGAGAAGCTTTATAGCAATACTCGCATTGACACAAGACACTTAGCAGTCAACTTGCTATCCGATGAAGCGATCGCGCTAAGCGGACACAACATACCGATTCAGTCGCGGATGCAGATGTTTCAGGAGTATGCAGTTCCCTTAGCTGAGCGAGTTGCAAAACAAGCACTCTTATCTGCCACTGCAAGTATCGATCCTGACGATCCTTGGCAATCAGAGTTGAAGATTGAAGATTCGATCCGCCTGATCGTTTTTGTATCGAGTACAGGCTTCGTTGCACCAGGAGTAGATACCGCATTAATCGAAAAGCTTGGACTAAGGCGCGATATCGCTCGCGTTACCGTGAATTTTATGGGTTGTGCAGCGGCAATGAATGGACTGCGTGTTGCCTGCGATCATGTACGGGCTAATCCTACGCACAAAGCGCTTGTCGTCTGCTTGGAACTCAGTTCAGTCAACGCAGTGTTTGCCGATGAAGTCAATGATGTTGTTATTCATAGTATTTTTAGCGATGGGTGTGCGGCAGTGGTGATCGGAGCGTGTGAAGAAGATCGCGCGATCGCTCAAGGTAAAGTCGTGATTCGAGATCACCTCAGTTATCTAGTTGAAGATACTCAAGATGGTATCGTTCTTGGCATCCACGATAATGGCATTACTTGTCAACTTTCGCGCCAGCTACCGGAATATATCGAAACTGGTGTAGGTCCAATTATCGAACGTTTTCTAGCCAGCCATGCGCTAACGAAAGAGAGTATCGATCTTTGGGCGGTTCATCCTGGTGGTACGCGCATTATTGAAAAGGCACAGCGTTCTCTTGGACTGAGCGATCGCCAAGTTGCTGATAGTTGGGAGATACTTCGTCAGTATGGCAATATGCTTAGCCCCTCAGTACTGTTCGTTTTAGAACGGATGTTGCAGCGATGCGAGCAAGATTCAACCGAAATGAAGCCATTGACTGGAATTGCCTTTTCATTTTCACCAGGAGTTGGGGTGGAGGGGATTTTGTTTCAGAAGGTTTAG